The genome window aattattaaGAACATATTTTTACCATTTGGAAAGATCGTATCCGGGTAGATTGTGCTCATCACAAGTCCAAAGTCCTCGTAGGAAACATCCTTGATTGGGATCTCAGTCATTTTGCTTTCCTTGAATTTCGATGTGAAAAGTTTacggaaaaaaaaccgaatggAAGGAgaggaactgaaaaaaataacggattataattttttttaatttttaatttggaccAACCGCTTTGGAAACATGCAGCTTCTTGCGTTCAATCACCAGAACTGCATCCGTTCCCTCGTTggccaaaaacattttatcgTAAACTTCAATCTAATTACGGCGAGGAGTTAATGAGAATTCAATAATTGCATGGTGGTCTTGTACGGACGTGGCAGCTTTTTCAATCGTTTGCACTGGATATTTTAAGTCGACTTCGAATTTCAGTGGAGTAAATTGTGTGTAGGAAGGACGAGGGTTCACGCAGACATATCCCGACATTCCACACACTCCGAATGGCTTCAGTCCGGACCAGTCGAATTTCCAAGTTGATTTGTTATTTGCATAGCTCCACAAGCTGAAAATAATCGTTTTTTGAATAGTTCATTGGTTGAAATACAATTACTCACCATTTGAAACCATCCACCTCATgttcttttgaaattccttCTTTAATAAAACCGGAATAGAGTTCAAGTTTGATCGTTTGAATCTCCATTTTGAAGAGAAAGGCCTGCAATTGCttcgtatttaaaaaaaatatgttaaaaacaagcaaaaagtcgaaaaataccgaaaattcGAGGAAAACATGAGAACATTTGTTAggaaattcattaaaaatagtatttattttattttacggTTATTCTTCGTATGAAAATACAGGAATcaagaaagaaaatgagaaagaacaaaacaaaatccCAAGAAGCTGTTTGCGCGTCAATTGGAATGCATTGTGTGCACTTGCGTACCCCCCTCGTCTACCGTAGTTTGcaggattttttcgatttcaaatgaaaattttgatcaattttcatCGGCAATCTTCTAGaaagctcaattttcttcCAGATAAAGCACACGAAATGTAATTTAACTAATTTAGTTCTCATTTCGACAGAAATAAATTCGAACTTCGCAGGAATTCACTCAAAAATAGCATGAAACcgatttttccatgaaaaagcTGGCAAGTGGATCAATTCGacaaatttcacttttattttcccagttttattgcgatttttgagaaaaagctcGTGATTTCATTcggaaaaacaacaacaaagtgaaaaaacaacgaaaaaaacagaaaaacgaaaaaaattaaggaaGCGACGCAAAAAGCACTTCGTTCATTCGAACAAGAGCggtggattttttgagaagttctGCCAGCACACTTGGATCCATTTCTGCAGGATTATGAGCCATCGATGCTTCAATCTCATCCAAcgtattgatttttgagaggCAAACggtctgaaaatcgatatttatttcagttttccggAATTTGGACAATTCTTACTTTCAAATTCTccagctgaaattgttttgcGAGTTTAAGCAAATCTCTCATcgatttcttcgatttttccaccaaaaattcCTCGGATTTTCGAATTGCCAAGGAAACATCGAACATTTGGGCCAGTTGAAGAACTCCATCGATGgtagaatctgaaaatcatactattttaatgaaagaaaaaaaatctgtttcattTCGAACCATCAATCGCAGATTCTCCGTGAATAACCTCCATAAGGCACTGAAAATCAGTGGGGTCGATATCTTGAAGTGTGACTTCAGATTTGTCAGCTTCGAcgaattttccgagaaaaagagTCTTGAAATACGTAGAATGAGAAGCCagatactgaaaaatattgaattttaaatgaaaacaacTGGGACTTTAAAAAGAACATACCACTTTCAGAACGTAAAATTTCTCGTTTCCAACTGCAACAACCACATCGGAAAATTCCTCATTTGATTCATCGAAgcttttgagcacttttttcgaaaatccagtCATATCTGTGATCCTGACAGTTGCTTCAATGGTGATAGTGTCACCGATTAGGTAGTCATCTATCATTTCATTCCAATTGATAAACGGACTCCAGCCCCATGAAGAGGTTTCGTTGCCGGTGCCAAAAGAATTTTTCGCATTCCTTGTAACGCTGTGAGCGGCGACCATTCCGGTTACTTTTGCTGAAATTAACAATTATTAGCAAAAAGGGTAATTTAAACATGCGAAATTCGATGTAAATTGCATAGAGAAGTTTCAAATGATATTTGCGTCTATTTTGagaataatttaataaaaaataaacgacaaaattgcagaaaaactgagaaaaactaaaaaacaaagttcaaaaaactgattgctcgtcaaataaaatgcctTGTGTGCATTGCGTACTTCCATTGCTTACCGTAGTTTGCAAGATATTCTTCcgaatttttatggaattttaatcaatttcgACCGGAAACTCGATTTTCTTCGAATAAAATCCAAtatatatattaattttatctGTTGTATCGGCTAGAATAATTTCGAATATCAAGAAAtcattaatttattcaaaaaagtaaacgtgaaaaacaaaaaaaaacaacgaaaataaCAGAACATCAGGAAAAAGAAGTAATTCAttaggttttaaaattaaaaaaaaaactcacttttctcaaaacgaaaaattttttatcttcaaCGGAAAGAACCACATCGGAGAACTTTTCATTCGATTTGTCGAAGCTTTTCAGTGCTTTTTTAGAGATTCCGTGCATTTTAGTGATCTTGACAGTGACTTCAATGGTAATACTGTCATCGATCAGGTAATCCTTTATCAGAGTGTCCCAATTCATAA of Caenorhabditis elegans chromosome II contains these proteins:
- the bath-24 gene encoding BTB domain-containing protein (Confirmed by transcript evidence), with translation MVAAHSVTRNAKNSFGTGNETSSWGWSPFINWNEMIDDYLIGDTITIEATVRITDMTGFSKKVLKSFDESNEEFSDVVVAVGNEKFYVLKVYLASHSTYFKTLFLGKFVEADKSEVTLQDIDPTDFQCLMEVIHGESAIDDSTIDGVLQLAQMFDVSLAIRKSEEFLVEKSKKSMRDLLKLAKQFQLENLKTVCLSKINTLDEIEASMAHNPAEMDPSVLAELLKKSTALVRMNEVLFASLP